A part of Antechinus flavipes isolate AdamAnt ecotype Samford, QLD, Australia chromosome 6, AdamAnt_v2, whole genome shotgun sequence genomic DNA contains:
- the IPO7 gene encoding importin-7 isoform X1, whose amino-acid sequence MDPNTIIEALRGTMDPALREAAERQLNEAHKSVNFVSTLLQITMSEQLDLPVRQAGVIYLKNMITQYWPDRDTTPGEIPPYTIPEEDRHCIRENIVEAIIHSPELIRVQLTTCIHHIIKHDYPSRWTAVVDKIGFYLQSDNSACWLGILLCLYQLVKNYEYKKPEERSPLVAAMQHFLPVLKDRFIQLLPDQSDQSVLIQKQIFKIFYALVQYTLPLELINQANLTEWIEILKTVVNRDVPPETLQVEEDDRPELPWWKCKKWALHILARLFERYGSPGNVSKEYNEFAEVFLKAFAVGVQQVLLKVLYQYKEKQYMAPRVLQQTLNYINQGVSHAVTWKNLKPHIQGIIQDVIFPLMCYTDADEELWQEDPYEYIRMKFDVFEDFISPTTAAQTLLFTACSKRKEVLQKTMGFCYQILTEPNADPRKKDGALHMIGSLAEILLKKKIYKDQMEYMLQNHVFPLFSSELGYMRARACWVLHYFCEVKFKSDQNLQTALELTRRCLIDDREMPVKVEAAIALQVLISNQEKAKEYITPFIRPVMQALLHIIRETENDDLTNVIQKMICEYSEEVTPIAVEMTQHLAMTFNQVIQTGPDEEGSDDKAVTAMGILNTIDTLLSVVEDHKEITQQLEGICLQVIGTVLQQHVLEFYEEIFSLAHSLTCQQVSPQMWQLLPLVFEVFQQDGFDYFTDMMPLLHNYVTVDTDTLLSDTKYLEMIYSMCKKVLTGVAGEDAECHAAKLLEVIILQCKGRGIDQCIPLFVEAALERLTREVKTSELRTMCLQVAIAALYYNPHLLLNTLENLRFPNNVEPVTNHFITQWLNDVDCFLGLHDRKMCVLGLCALIDLEQIPQVLNQVSGQILPAFILLFNGLKRAYACHAEHENDSDEDDEADDDEETEELGSDEDDIDEDGQEYLEILAKQAGEDGDDEEWEEDDAEETALEGYSTIIDDEENPVDEYQIFKAIFQTIQSRNPVWYQALTHGLNEEQRKQLQDIATLADQRRAAHESKMIEKHGGYKFNAPVVPSSFNFGGPAPGMN is encoded by the exons GTGTTATCTATTTGAAAAATATGATAACTCAGTATTGGCCTGATAGGGACACCACACCAGGGGAAATACCTCCTTATACAATTCCTGAGGAAGATCGACATTGTATCCGTGAAAATATTGTTGAAGCTATTATTCACTCTCCTGAACTTAtcag GGTACAGCTTACTACGTGCATTCATCATATAATCAAACATGATTACCCAAGTCGCTGGACTGCAGTTGTGGACAAGATTGGTTTTTATCTCCAGTCTGATAACAGTGCTTGCTGGCTTGGAATCCTTCTTTGCCTTTATCAGCTGGTGAAAAACTATGA gTACAAGAAGCCAGAAGAACGGAGTCCATTGGTAGCAGCAATGCAGCATTTCCTCCCAGTTTTGAAGGATCGTTTTATTCAGCTTCTTCCTGATCAGTCTGATCAATCAGTCCTCATTCAGAAACAGATATTCAAGATCTTCTATGCCCTTGTTCAG tatactCTTCCATTGGAGCTGATAAATCAAGCGAATTTGACTGAATGGATAGAAATTCTAAAGACAGTTGTAAACAGGGATGTGCCACCT GAAACCCTTCAAGTTGAAGAGGATGATCGGCCAGAATTACCATGGTGGAAATGCAAGAAATGGGCTTTACATATCTTGGCAAGGCTTTTTGAAAG GTATGGAAGTCCTGGCAATGTTTCCAAGGAGTATAATGAATTTGCTGAAGTATTCCTAAAAGCATTTGCAGTTGGTGTCCAGCAG GTATTGTTAAAGGTGCTGtatcaatacaaagaaaaacaatatatggCTCCTCGAGTTCTACAGCAGACACTGAACTATATCAATCAAGGAGTGTCCCATGCTGTCACATGGAAGAACCTGAAACCTCATATACAA GGCATTATCCAAGATGTTATTTTTCCATTGATGTGCTATACAGATGCTGATGAGGAGCTCTGGCAAGAAGATCCTTATGAATATATACGCATGAAGTTTG ATGTGTTTGAGGACTTCATTTCTCCAACTACTGCTGCCCAGACCCTCTTATTTACAGCCTGTAGTAAGAGAAAAGAG GTCTTACAGAAGACAATGGGATTTTGCTATCAGATTCTTACAGAGCCAAATGCTGATCCTCGGAAAAAAGATGGTGCTCTGCATATGATCGGTTCTTTGGCTGAAATCCTGCTAAAG AAAAAGATCTACAAAGATCAGATGGAGTACATGTTGCAGAACCATGTGTTCCCTCTTTTCAGCAGTGAACTAGGCTACATGAGAGCAAGG GCTTGCTGGGTGCTTCATTATTTCTGTGAAGTGAAGTTTAAGAGTGACCAGAACCTGCAGACAGCCTTGGAACTGACAAGACGCTGTCTGATTGATGATAGAGAGATGCCTGTGAAAGTAGAAGCTGCTATTGCCCTTCAAGTTCTGATTAGCAATCaggaaaaag CTAAGGAATATATTACGCCATTCATTAGACCTGTCATGCAGGCTCTTCTTCATATcataagagaaacagaaaatgatGATCTTACCAATGTGATTCAGAAAATGATTTGCGAATACAGTGAAGAGGTTACTCCTATTGCTGTTGAAATGACACAACACTTG GCCATGACATTTAACCAGGTAATCCAGACTGGGCcagatgaagaaggaagtgaTGATAAAGCAGTAACAGCCATGGGAATCTTAAATACAATTGATACACTTCTTAGTGTGGTGGAAGATCATAAAGAG atAACACAACAGCTAGAAGGCATCTGTTTGCAGGTCATTGGTACTGTTTTGCAACAGCATGTTTTAG AGTTCTATGAGGAAATCTTTTCTTTAGCTCACAGTTTGACCTGTCAGCAAGTCTCTCCACAAATGTGGCAGCTTTTGCCTCTTGTATTTGAAGTCTTTCAGCAGGATGGATTTGATTACTTTACAG ATATGATGCCTCTTCTTCATAATTATGTAACTGTGGACACAGATACGCTTTTGTCAGACACCAAATATCTTGAAATGATATACAGCATGTGCAAAAAG GTCTTAACAGGAGTAGCAGGAGAAGATGCAGAATGTCATGCAGCCAAATTGTTGGAAGTGATCATTCTTCAATGCAAAGGCCGTGGCATTGATCAG TGTATTCCCTTGTTTGTGGAAGCTGCACTGGAGAGACTCACCAGAGAGGTCAAAACAAGTGAGCTCCGAACAATGTGTCTTCAGGTGGCCATTGCAGCTCTCTATTACAATCCTCATCTGCTCCTCAACACCTTAGAAAACCTTCGGTTCCCTAACAACGTTGAACCAGTCACAAATCACTTTATTACACAGTGGCTTAATGATGTTGATTGTTTcttggg GCTTCACGATAGAAAGATGTGTGTTCTAGGCTTGTGTGCTCTTATTGACTTGGAACAAATACCGCAAGTTTTAAATCAGGTTTCGGGACAGATTCTTCCAGcttttatccttttatttaaTGGGTTAAAAAGAGCATATGCTTGTCATGCAGAGCATGAAAATGATagtgatgaagatgatgaagctgatgatgatgaagaaacaG AAGAGCTTGGAAGTGATGAAGATGATATTGATGAGGATGGGCAAGAATATTTAGAGATTCTAGCTAAGCAGGCAGGTGAAGATGGAGACGATGAAGAGTGGGAAGAAGATGATGCAGAAGAAACTGCCCTGGAAGGCTATTCCACAATCATTGATGATGAAGAGAACCCTGTTGATGAGTATCAGATATTTAAAGCTATATTTCAGA ctaTTCAGAGTCGTAATCCTGTGTGGTACCAAGCTCTGACTCATGGTCTtaatgaagaacaaagaaaacagtTACAAGACATAGCAACTCTGGCAGACCAGAGACGAGCAGCCCATG AATCCAAAATGATTGAGAAACATGGAGGATACAAATTCAACGCTCCAGTTGTGCCAAGTTCATTCAATTTTGGAGGTCCAGCCCCTGGGATGAATTGA
- the IPO7 gene encoding importin-7 isoform X2, producing the protein MDPNTIIEALRGTMDPALREAAERQLNEAHKSVNFVSTLLQITMSEQLDLPVRQAGVIYLKNMITQYWPDRDTTPGEIPPYTIPEEDRHCIRENIVEAIIHSPELIRVQLTTCIHHIIKHDYPSRWTAVVDKIGFYLQSDNSACWLGILLCLYQLVKNYEYKKPEERSPLVAAMQHFLPVLKDRFIQLLPDQSDQSVLIQKQIFKIFYALVQYTLPLELINQANLTEWIEILKTVVNRDVPPETLQVEEDDRPELPWWKCKKWALHILARLFERYGSPGNVSKEYNEFAEVFLKAFAVGVQQVLLKVLYQYKEKQYMAPRVLQQTLNYINQGVSHAVTWKNLKPHIQGIIQDVIFPLMCYTDADEELWQEDPYEYIRMKFDVFEDFISPTTAAQTLLFTACSKRKEVLQKTMGFCYQILTEPNADPRKKDGALHMIGSLAEILLKKKIYKDQMEYMLQNHVFPLFSSELGYMRARACWVLHYFCEVKFKSDQNLQTALELTRRCLIDDREMPVKVEAAIALQVLISNQEKAKEYITPFIRPVMQALLHIIRETENDDLTNVIQKMICEYSEEVTPIAVEMTQHLAMTFNQVIQTGPDEEGSDDKAVTAMGILNTIDTLLSVVEDHKEITQQLEGICLQVIGTVLQQHVLEFYEEIFSLAHSLTCQQVSPQMWQLLPLVFEVFQQDGFDYFTDMMPLLHNYVTVDTDTLLSDTKYLEMIYSMCKKVLTGVAGEDAECHAAKLLEVIILQCKGRGIDQCIPLFVEAALERLTREVKTSELRTMCLQVAIAALYYNPHLLLNTLENLRFPNNVEPVTNHFITQWLNDVDCFLGLHDRKMCVLGLCALIDLEQIPQVLNQVSGQILPAFILLFNGLKRAYACHAEHENDSDEDDEADDDEETELGSDEDDIDEDGQEYLEILAKQAGEDGDDEEWEEDDAEETALEGYSTIIDDEENPVDEYQIFKAIFQTIQSRNPVWYQALTHGLNEEQRKQLQDIATLADQRRAAHESKMIEKHGGYKFNAPVVPSSFNFGGPAPGMN; encoded by the exons GTGTTATCTATTTGAAAAATATGATAACTCAGTATTGGCCTGATAGGGACACCACACCAGGGGAAATACCTCCTTATACAATTCCTGAGGAAGATCGACATTGTATCCGTGAAAATATTGTTGAAGCTATTATTCACTCTCCTGAACTTAtcag GGTACAGCTTACTACGTGCATTCATCATATAATCAAACATGATTACCCAAGTCGCTGGACTGCAGTTGTGGACAAGATTGGTTTTTATCTCCAGTCTGATAACAGTGCTTGCTGGCTTGGAATCCTTCTTTGCCTTTATCAGCTGGTGAAAAACTATGA gTACAAGAAGCCAGAAGAACGGAGTCCATTGGTAGCAGCAATGCAGCATTTCCTCCCAGTTTTGAAGGATCGTTTTATTCAGCTTCTTCCTGATCAGTCTGATCAATCAGTCCTCATTCAGAAACAGATATTCAAGATCTTCTATGCCCTTGTTCAG tatactCTTCCATTGGAGCTGATAAATCAAGCGAATTTGACTGAATGGATAGAAATTCTAAAGACAGTTGTAAACAGGGATGTGCCACCT GAAACCCTTCAAGTTGAAGAGGATGATCGGCCAGAATTACCATGGTGGAAATGCAAGAAATGGGCTTTACATATCTTGGCAAGGCTTTTTGAAAG GTATGGAAGTCCTGGCAATGTTTCCAAGGAGTATAATGAATTTGCTGAAGTATTCCTAAAAGCATTTGCAGTTGGTGTCCAGCAG GTATTGTTAAAGGTGCTGtatcaatacaaagaaaaacaatatatggCTCCTCGAGTTCTACAGCAGACACTGAACTATATCAATCAAGGAGTGTCCCATGCTGTCACATGGAAGAACCTGAAACCTCATATACAA GGCATTATCCAAGATGTTATTTTTCCATTGATGTGCTATACAGATGCTGATGAGGAGCTCTGGCAAGAAGATCCTTATGAATATATACGCATGAAGTTTG ATGTGTTTGAGGACTTCATTTCTCCAACTACTGCTGCCCAGACCCTCTTATTTACAGCCTGTAGTAAGAGAAAAGAG GTCTTACAGAAGACAATGGGATTTTGCTATCAGATTCTTACAGAGCCAAATGCTGATCCTCGGAAAAAAGATGGTGCTCTGCATATGATCGGTTCTTTGGCTGAAATCCTGCTAAAG AAAAAGATCTACAAAGATCAGATGGAGTACATGTTGCAGAACCATGTGTTCCCTCTTTTCAGCAGTGAACTAGGCTACATGAGAGCAAGG GCTTGCTGGGTGCTTCATTATTTCTGTGAAGTGAAGTTTAAGAGTGACCAGAACCTGCAGACAGCCTTGGAACTGACAAGACGCTGTCTGATTGATGATAGAGAGATGCCTGTGAAAGTAGAAGCTGCTATTGCCCTTCAAGTTCTGATTAGCAATCaggaaaaag CTAAGGAATATATTACGCCATTCATTAGACCTGTCATGCAGGCTCTTCTTCATATcataagagaaacagaaaatgatGATCTTACCAATGTGATTCAGAAAATGATTTGCGAATACAGTGAAGAGGTTACTCCTATTGCTGTTGAAATGACACAACACTTG GCCATGACATTTAACCAGGTAATCCAGACTGGGCcagatgaagaaggaagtgaTGATAAAGCAGTAACAGCCATGGGAATCTTAAATACAATTGATACACTTCTTAGTGTGGTGGAAGATCATAAAGAG atAACACAACAGCTAGAAGGCATCTGTTTGCAGGTCATTGGTACTGTTTTGCAACAGCATGTTTTAG AGTTCTATGAGGAAATCTTTTCTTTAGCTCACAGTTTGACCTGTCAGCAAGTCTCTCCACAAATGTGGCAGCTTTTGCCTCTTGTATTTGAAGTCTTTCAGCAGGATGGATTTGATTACTTTACAG ATATGATGCCTCTTCTTCATAATTATGTAACTGTGGACACAGATACGCTTTTGTCAGACACCAAATATCTTGAAATGATATACAGCATGTGCAAAAAG GTCTTAACAGGAGTAGCAGGAGAAGATGCAGAATGTCATGCAGCCAAATTGTTGGAAGTGATCATTCTTCAATGCAAAGGCCGTGGCATTGATCAG TGTATTCCCTTGTTTGTGGAAGCTGCACTGGAGAGACTCACCAGAGAGGTCAAAACAAGTGAGCTCCGAACAATGTGTCTTCAGGTGGCCATTGCAGCTCTCTATTACAATCCTCATCTGCTCCTCAACACCTTAGAAAACCTTCGGTTCCCTAACAACGTTGAACCAGTCACAAATCACTTTATTACACAGTGGCTTAATGATGTTGATTGTTTcttggg GCTTCACGATAGAAAGATGTGTGTTCTAGGCTTGTGTGCTCTTATTGACTTGGAACAAATACCGCAAGTTTTAAATCAGGTTTCGGGACAGATTCTTCCAGcttttatccttttatttaaTGGGTTAAAAAGAGCATATGCTTGTCATGCAGAGCATGAAAATGATagtgatgaagatgatgaagctgatgatgatgaagaaacaG AGCTTGGAAGTGATGAAGATGATATTGATGAGGATGGGCAAGAATATTTAGAGATTCTAGCTAAGCAGGCAGGTGAAGATGGAGACGATGAAGAGTGGGAAGAAGATGATGCAGAAGAAACTGCCCTGGAAGGCTATTCCACAATCATTGATGATGAAGAGAACCCTGTTGATGAGTATCAGATATTTAAAGCTATATTTCAGA ctaTTCAGAGTCGTAATCCTGTGTGGTACCAAGCTCTGACTCATGGTCTtaatgaagaacaaagaaaacagtTACAAGACATAGCAACTCTGGCAGACCAGAGACGAGCAGCCCATG AATCCAAAATGATTGAGAAACATGGAGGATACAAATTCAACGCTCCAGTTGTGCCAAGTTCATTCAATTTTGGAGGTCCAGCCCCTGGGATGAATTGA